In the Tepidimicrobium xylanilyticum genome, one interval contains:
- a CDS encoding recombinase RecT — protein sequence MTNKPVVNKTNKLTQNYTVKSLLNTESYQKRFKEVLGNRAPQFMSSIISAVNSNAALNECEPNTVIQSALKAAILDLPIEDNFGFAYLVPYHNSKKGYKECQFQLGYKGYIQLALRTGMYKNINVIDIREGELKNWNPLTEELEIEFIEDEKEREEKEIIGYAGYFALLNGFEKKVYWSVESLLGHAKKYSVQYAKYGTGNWKDNFNEMCKKTVIKNMINKWGILSVEMQKPNQQLLEAIKADQAVIRNENEYDYVDNDPDVIEVLPENGDEYEEDKSLFEGTPFEE from the coding sequence AATAAAACCAATAAACTTACACAAAACTATACAGTTAAATCCTTGTTAAATACAGAAAGTTATCAAAAAAGATTTAAAGAAGTATTAGGTAACAGGGCTCCTCAATTTATGAGTAGTATTATAAGTGCAGTTAATAGCAATGCAGCATTAAACGAATGTGAACCTAACACAGTAATACAATCAGCATTAAAGGCAGCAATTTTAGATTTGCCCATTGAAGACAATTTTGGATTTGCATATCTAGTACCCTATCACAACAGCAAAAAAGGCTACAAAGAATGCCAATTCCAACTAGGATATAAAGGCTACATCCAATTAGCCCTTAGAACAGGAATGTATAAAAATATCAATGTAATAGACATTAGAGAAGGAGAATTAAAAAACTGGAATCCTTTGACAGAAGAATTAGAAATTGAATTTATAGAAGATGAAAAAGAAAGAGAAGAAAAAGAGATAATCGGATATGCTGGATATTTTGCACTACTCAATGGCTTTGAAAAGAAAGTCTATTGGTCCGTAGAAAGCTTACTAGGACATGCTAAGAAATATTCAGTTCAATATGCAAAGTACGGTACTGGTAATTGGAAAGACAACTTTAATGAAATGTGCAAGAAAACTGTAATTAAAAACATGATAAACAAGTGGGGAATTCTTTCAGTAGAAATGCAGAAACCTAACCAGCAATTACTAGAAGCCATTAAAGCAGACCAAGCAGTAATAAGAAATGAGAACGAATATGATTATGTAGACAATGATCCTGATGTTATAGAAGTTCTACCAGAAAACGGTGATGAATATGAAGAAGATAAATCGCTATTTGAAGGAACACCATTTGAGGAATAG